The following are from one region of the Nostoc cf. commune SO-36 genome:
- a CDS encoding M90 family metallopeptidase: MIQTIIAFLIIGLILTGILINPVLVKRRRKRLKHRSFPLLWNAIIENNLPIYLCLSTDEIRRLQGHIQVFLAEKQFIGCRGLQVTEEMKLTLAAIACLLLLNERGQYFPRLRSILVYPNAYFVQETTSIGKYVVEERRVARLGESWTNDQVVLSWEQVKQDINNWEDGRNVVLHEFAHQLDQEDGKAEGVPILQSSSDYTIWAKVMTEEYQQLCHDVLHGVKTVMDSYGATNPAEFFAVATETFFEKPHQLLSKHPALYEQLQRYYQLDPVQWT, translated from the coding sequence ATGATTCAAACAATAATTGCTTTTCTGATAATTGGGCTAATTCTCACAGGTATTTTAATCAATCCTGTTTTAGTAAAAAGGCGAAGAAAGCGTCTTAAACACCGTTCTTTTCCCCTACTATGGAATGCGATTATTGAGAATAATCTTCCTATTTATCTCTGTCTCTCTACCGATGAAATAAGACGACTTCAAGGACATATTCAAGTATTCTTAGCAGAAAAGCAATTTATTGGCTGTAGAGGATTACAGGTAACGGAGGAAATGAAACTGACTCTTGCTGCGATCGCCTGTTTACTCCTATTAAATGAACGTGGGCAATACTTCCCCAGACTTCGTTCAATTTTAGTCTATCCTAATGCTTATTTTGTTCAAGAAACGACTTCTATCGGAAAATATGTTGTTGAAGAAAGGCGTGTGGCAAGACTGGGTGAATCGTGGACAAATGACCAAGTAGTGCTGTCTTGGGAACAGGTGAAACAAGACATTAATAACTGGGAAGATGGACGTAATGTTGTGCTTCATGAATTCGCCCATCAGTTAGATCAAGAAGATGGCAAAGCTGAAGGAGTTCCTATACTGCAAAGTAGCTCAGACTATACTATATGGGCGAAGGTGATGACAGAAGAATATCAGCAACTTTGTCATGATGTTCTACACGGTGTAAAGACGGTAATGGATAGCTATGGTGCAACGAATCCCGCAGAATTTTTTGCCGTAGCGACTGAGACATTCTTTGAGAAACCGCACCAATTGTTGTCTAAGCATCCGGCACTTTATGAGCAACTGCAACGTTACTATCAATTAGATCCTGTGCAATGGACTTAA
- a CDS encoding choice-of-anchor D domain-containing protein — translation MAGTTYYVSGTGNDQNDGSNEENAFRSLGRAVYEMKTGDTLYVMNGTYDKGATLFNKNGSPDNWTTIKAYPGHTPKIKTTGDGINIFSSSYVRIEGLDLEGGRDKITLEYALQEKDNPNNPITRANGIDVKTVKIGEQGGTNSHHIVITGNTVRNFPGGGIGFNDSDYITVEKNIVSGNAWYSAYGNQGITTLRSFNFDDNTTDYRIIYRDNIVYDNKNLVPVWETGNISEGHGLMLDTTIKAKGGEVYSGKALIANNVTYNNGGSGIHAFKSKNADIVNNTAYKNARVLTNSGEIAVTYSENVRVYNNILYASDNQNANLIKYATNVTFDHNLVYNSNIFQASDDLKAAELHNILGKDPQFVDAAKKNFALKLGSGAIDTGSDLFNGISRNIPLDGDGNGSALIDIGAYEAPRSNIATPEIQVLNGTVDIFDGSITPINFGDIIVGNTLTKTFTIKNTGIATLNLSNLQLPNGFSLVGTLPTSVAPNTSTTISVALNAATVGTYSGSLSLNNNDSNEGPFNFVISGTVKPVPTPEIQVLNGTVNVTDGSTNTINFGSVIVGNTLTKTFTIKNTGTAALNLTNLKLPDGFSLVGTLPTSVAVNASTTISVALNATTPGTYGGTLILGNNDSDEGPFDFAITGTLKPVPAPEIQVLNGTVNIADGSTNAIKFGETIVGNTLTKTFTINNTGTAALNLSNLKLPDGFSLVGTLPTSVAAKASTTISVALSSTTPGTYGGTLILGNNDSDESPFDFAISGIVTAPEIQVLNDTVDIADGSTTAINFGNTTVGDTPTKTFTIKNTGTAPLNLSNLKLPNGFSLLGTLPTSVAANTFTTISVALNATTPGTYGGTLILSNNDSNESLFDFAISGTLKPAPTSAIQVLNGTDNNDTFTIRRGDGNYSIANFGGVGTSSNPSAAVIAKIDTLQFIGTDLTANNLQLTQNGNNLEVSFEKVGNTKVTLQNFNLENLENLAASTTRPAIGNIVFDGEANVTKSFDVINANSTQTYISNKNTVTFLNNLNNNISGFYDSDDVINGQGGNDTINGSGGNDLLRGGSGNDLLIGGPGNDTLVGGMGADSFLFDTNSAFNSAVIGIDTIADFNHSQGDKILLDKTTFSAITSVVGTGFSNANNFQITSLGALSNAVIVYDSMTGQLLYNQNGSAAGFGSGGQFAQLTGAPTLTASDFIIQA, via the coding sequence ATGGCTGGCACAACATATTACGTTTCTGGAACAGGCAATGATCAAAATGATGGCTCAAATGAAGAAAACGCCTTTCGCTCCTTGGGCAGAGCTGTATATGAGATGAAAACCGGTGACACACTCTACGTCATGAACGGAACTTATGACAAAGGGGCTACGCTTTTTAACAAAAACGGCTCACCAGATAATTGGACAACAATAAAAGCTTATCCAGGGCATACGCCTAAGATAAAAACAACAGGAGATGGCATTAATATATTCAGTTCATCTTATGTGCGGATTGAAGGACTTGATCTAGAGGGAGGTCGGGATAAGATCACTTTAGAATATGCCTTACAAGAAAAAGATAACCCGAACAATCCTATTACCCGTGCCAATGGAATTGATGTAAAAACAGTGAAAATAGGGGAACAAGGTGGCACTAATAGTCATCACATTGTCATCACGGGTAATACAGTTCGCAATTTCCCAGGTGGAGGTATTGGATTTAACGACTCAGACTACATCACTGTTGAAAAAAATATTGTATCTGGAAACGCCTGGTATTCTGCTTACGGTAATCAGGGAATTACTACTCTCCGCAGTTTTAATTTTGATGACAACACTACTGATTACAGGATAATTTATCGAGACAACATTGTTTATGATAATAAAAATTTAGTTCCCGTCTGGGAGACAGGGAACATTAGTGAAGGGCATGGTCTTATGCTTGATACTACTATTAAAGCTAAAGGGGGTGAAGTCTATAGCGGGAAGGCATTAATAGCGAATAACGTAACTTATAACAATGGAGGCTCAGGCATTCATGCTTTCAAGTCAAAAAATGCTGATATTGTTAACAACACGGCTTACAAAAATGCTCGTGTTCTGACAAATTCTGGAGAAATTGCTGTTACTTATTCAGAAAATGTACGTGTCTACAACAACATTTTATATGCAAGCGACAATCAAAATGCCAATCTCATCAAATATGCCACAAATGTAACTTTTGATCATAACCTTGTTTATAACTCGAATATATTCCAAGCTTCAGATGATCTAAAAGCCGCAGAGTTACATAATATTCTCGGTAAAGATCCGCAATTTGTTGATGCGGCTAAAAAGAATTTTGCGCTCAAACTTGGAAGTGGTGCTATCGATACTGGTTCCGATCTTTTCAATGGCATCAGTAGGAATATTCCCCTCGATGGTGATGGCAATGGCTCTGCATTGATTGATATTGGTGCTTATGAAGCTCCCCGTAGCAACATTGCCACCCCGGAAATTCAAGTTCTCAATGGCACAGTTGACATTTTTGATGGCAGCATTACTCCTATTAACTTTGGCGACATCATTGTTGGTAATACCCTGACCAAAACTTTTACCATCAAAAACACTGGTATAGCCACACTCAATCTGAGTAATCTTCAACTTCCCAACGGATTTAGTTTAGTCGGAACCCTTCCGACGAGTGTGGCTCCTAATACTTCTACCACCATATCAGTGGCACTCAATGCTGCTACAGTCGGCACTTATAGTGGCAGCCTCAGTTTAAACAACAATGATAGTAATGAAGGCCCCTTTAACTTTGTTATTAGTGGCACAGTTAAACCCGTTCCTACTCCAGAAATTCAAGTTCTCAATGGCACAGTTAACGTTACAGATGGCAGCACTAATACTATTAACTTTGGCAGTGTCATTGTCGGTAACACACTGACTAAAACCTTTACCATCAAGAACACTGGTACAGCTGCACTCAACCTGACCAATCTTAAACTTCCTGACGGATTTAGTTTGGTAGGAACTTTACCGACGAGTGTGGCAGTCAACGCTTCCACCACCATATCAGTGGCACTCAATGCAACTACACCAGGCACCTATGGTGGCACTCTGATTTTAGGCAACAACGATAGTGATGAAGGCCCCTTTGACTTTGCTATTACTGGTACGCTTAAACCTGTTCCTGCTCCAGAAATTCAAGTTCTTAATGGCACAGTTAACATTGCCGATGGCAGCACTAATGCTATTAAGTTTGGTGAAACCATTGTTGGTAATACGCTGACCAAAACCTTTACCATCAACAACACTGGTACAGCCGCACTCAACCTGAGTAATCTTAAACTTCCTGACGGATTTAGTTTGGTAGGAACTCTACCGACGAGTGTGGCTGCTAAGGCTTCCACCACCATATCAGTGGCACTCAGCAGCACTACACCAGGTACTTATGGTGGCACTCTGATTTTAGGCAACAACGATAGTGATGAAAGCCCCTTTGACTTTGCTATTAGTGGTATAGTTACGGCTCCAGAAATTCAAGTTCTCAATGACACAGTTGACATTGCAGATGGCAGCACTACTGCTATTAACTTTGGCAATACCACTGTCGGTGACACGCCAACCAAAACCTTTACTATCAAGAACACTGGTACAGCCCCACTCAACCTGAGTAATCTCAAACTTCCTAACGGATTTAGCTTGCTGGGAACTCTGCCGACGAGTGTTGCTGCTAATACTTTTACCACCATATCAGTGGCACTCAACGCCACTACACCAGGCACCTATGGTGGCACTCTGATTTTAAGCAACAACGATAGTAATGAAAGCCTCTTTGACTTTGCTATCAGTGGTACACTTAAACCCGCTCCTACTTCGGCAATCCAAGTTCTTAATGGCACTGACAACAACGACACCTTTACTATTCGACGAGGCGATGGCAATTACAGTATCGCCAACTTTGGTGGTGTAGGTACTAGCTCAAACCCTTCGGCTGCGGTGATTGCCAAAATAGACACCTTGCAATTTATTGGGACTGACTTGACTGCAAATAATCTGCAATTAACTCAAAATGGCAACAATTTAGAAGTCTCTTTTGAAAAAGTGGGTAATACCAAAGTCACTCTGCAAAACTTTAACTTAGAAAACCTAGAAAACTTAGCTGCATCGACAACAAGACCCGCCATCGGTAATATCGTATTTGACGGAGAAGCTAATGTTACCAAAAGCTTTGATGTGATTAATGCTAACTCTACTCAAACGTATATTTCCAACAAAAACACCGTCACCTTCCTCAATAACTTGAACAATAACATTAGCGGTTTTTACGATTCCGACGATGTAATTAATGGTCAAGGGGGTAATGACACCATCAATGGCAGCGGTGGTAACGACCTGTTACGGGGTGGTAGCGGCAATGATCTTCTCATTGGTGGCCCAGGCAATGATACTCTTGTGGGTGGTATGGGTGCAGACTCTTTCCTTTTCGACACTAATTCTGCCTTTAATAGCGCTGTTATCGGTATTGATACCATCGCTGACTTCAATCACTCTCAAGGTGACAAGATTCTTCTGGATAAGACTACCTTTAGTGCTATTACTTCTGTTGTGGGAACAGGTTTTAGTAACGCCAATAATTTTCAAATCACCAGCTTAGGGGCACTTAGTAATGCAGTAATTGTTTATGACTCTATGACTGGGCAGTTACTATACAATCAAAATGGTAGTGCTGCTGGTTTCGGCAGTGGCGGTCAATTTGCACAACTTACTGGTGCGCCTACTCTTACTGCCTCCGACTTCATCATTCAAGCATAG
- the thiD gene encoding bifunctional hydroxymethylpyrimidine kinase/phosphomethylpyrimidine kinase has translation MNTEINSRIPVALTIAGSDSGGGAGIQADLRTFAFHCVHGTSAITCVTAQNTLEVRRVDAMPTEAVVAQIQAVVEDIGVQAAKTGMLLNQEIIFAVAQQVEALQIENLVVDPVMVSRRGAQLIDDDAVKTLCHDLIPKAVIITPNRYEAQILSGLQINSLEDMQAAAEIIHKTLRTKAVLVKGGGMQGNLRGVDIWFDGNKLEVLTCQQVETKNTHGTGCTLSAAIAANLAKGKDLWQAVQQAKDYVTTALSYALDIGEGQGPVGHFFPLWRLGNGD, from the coding sequence ATGAACACTGAAATAAACTCCCGAATACCTGTTGCTTTAACCATTGCTGGTTCAGATAGCGGTGGCGGTGCAGGAATTCAAGCTGATTTACGCACCTTTGCTTTTCACTGTGTCCACGGTACTAGCGCTATAACCTGCGTCACGGCACAAAACACTCTAGAAGTAAGGAGAGTTGATGCCATGCCAACAGAGGCTGTTGTGGCGCAAATTCAGGCAGTAGTTGAGGATATTGGCGTACAAGCTGCCAAAACGGGAATGTTGCTCAATCAAGAAATTATTTTTGCTGTTGCCCAGCAAGTTGAAGCTTTACAAATCGAGAATTTAGTCGTTGATCCGGTAATGGTGTCACGTAGGGGGGCGCAATTGATTGATGATGATGCTGTAAAGACTCTGTGCCATGATCTAATTCCTAAGGCGGTTATAATCACGCCTAATCGCTACGAAGCCCAGATTTTGAGTGGTTTACAAATTAATTCCTTGGAGGATATGCAAGCTGCTGCTGAAATTATTCACAAGACTTTAAGAACGAAAGCTGTTTTAGTCAAGGGCGGAGGTATGCAGGGGAATTTGCGTGGTGTTGATATCTGGTTTGATGGGAACAAGTTGGAAGTTTTGACTTGCCAGCAAGTAGAAACAAAAAATACCCACGGTACTGGTTGTACACTATCGGCTGCGATCGCTGCTAATCTGGCTAAGGGAAAAGACTTGTGGCAGGCAGTGCAACAGGCAAAAGACTATGTTACTACTGCACTCAGTTACGCCCTGGATATTGGCGAAGGGCAAGGCCCTGTGGGGCATTTCTTCCCATTGTGGCGGCTGGGAAATGGGGACTAG
- a CDS encoding P-II family nitrogen regulator — protein MKKVEAIIRPFKLDEVKIALVNAGIVGMTVSEVRGFGRQKGQTERYRGSEYTVEFLQKLKVEIVVDDNQVDMVVDKIIAAARTGEIGDGKIFISPVEQVIRIRTGEKNTEAV, from the coding sequence ATGAAAAAAGTAGAAGCTATTATCCGCCCATTTAAGCTAGATGAGGTGAAAATCGCTTTAGTTAACGCTGGTATTGTTGGTATGACTGTTTCTGAAGTTCGGGGCTTCGGACGCCAGAAAGGTCAAACTGAACGGTATCGTGGTTCTGAGTACACCGTTGAGTTTCTGCAAAAACTCAAAGTGGAAATCGTAGTTGACGACAATCAGGTTGATATGGTGGTAGACAAAATTATTGCTGCTGCCCGCACTGGCGAAATCGGCGATGGTAAAATTTTCATCTCGCCTGTTGAGCAAGTGATTCGGATTCGTACTGGCGAAAAGAACACAGAAGCAGTTTAA
- the rdgB gene encoding RdgB/HAM1 family non-canonical purine NTP pyrophosphatase, translated as MTKLLVVATGNPGKLREMQAYLENSGWELTLKPEELEIEETGETFAANACLKASQIAKATGNWAIADDSGLQVDALNGAPGVYSARYATTDSERIARILRELGNEKNRQAQFVCAVAIARPDGAIVLESEGICRGEILHAPRGDGGFGYDPIFYVQELQLTFAEMTRELKRSISHRGKAFTGKMLKALEDVSS; from the coding sequence ATGACCAAATTACTCGTAGTAGCTACAGGAAATCCAGGTAAGTTGCGGGAAATGCAAGCTTACCTGGAAAATTCTGGTTGGGAATTAACCCTCAAACCTGAAGAATTGGAAATTGAAGAGACGGGCGAAACTTTTGCGGCTAACGCTTGTCTGAAAGCCTCACAAATTGCTAAAGCTACAGGAAACTGGGCAATTGCTGATGATTCTGGCTTGCAAGTAGATGCCCTAAATGGCGCACCAGGGGTATATTCTGCACGTTATGCCACAACCGACTCAGAACGCATTGCGAGAATATTGAGGGAATTAGGCAACGAGAAAAATCGGCAAGCCCAATTTGTTTGTGCAGTAGCGATCGCTCGTCCTGATGGTGCGATCGTATTAGAATCTGAAGGTATTTGTCGCGGCGAAATTCTCCACGCACCTCGTGGTGATGGTGGTTTTGGCTACGATCCAATTTTTTATGTGCAAGAATTGCAATTGACCTTTGCTGAAATGACACGGGAGTTAAAAAGGTCAATTAGTCATCGAGGCAAAGCTTTTACAGGGAAAATGCTGAAAGCCCTTGAAGATGTGTCCTCCTGA